A window of Desulfobacterales bacterium contains these coding sequences:
- a CDS encoding GIY-YIG nuclease family protein — protein sequence MTCDSDQQVEVGKLGRFNIKPGSYVYVGSAFGPGGLKARIAHHIRMSHRPHWHMDYLRPILKLKEVCYSYHPERHEHRWAGAFNGFKGASVPIIGFGASDCSCPSHLFRFSRKPSDRLLRRKLKCHLMGCRQQPGVI from the coding sequence ATGACTTGTGATTCCGATCAACAGGTTGAGGTCGGCAAGCTCGGCCGATTTAATATCAAACCCGGCAGCTATGTGTACGTCGGCAGCGCCTTCGGTCCCGGCGGTCTCAAAGCGCGCATTGCCCACCATATCCGCATGTCGCACCGTCCGCACTGGCACATGGATTATTTACGACCGATTTTAAAACTAAAAGAAGTATGCTATTCGTATCACCCTGAAAGACATGAACACCGATGGGCAGGCGCCTTCAATGGTTTTAAAGGTGCCTCAGTTCCAATTATCGGTTTCGGCGCTTCAGATTGCAGCTGCCCATCTCATCTTTTCAGATTCAGCCGCAAACCGTCCGATCGGCTATTGCGCCGTAAATTGAAGTGTCATTTAATGGGTTGCCGCCAACAGCCCGGCGTTATTTGA